One stretch of Brachyhypopomus gauderio isolate BG-103 chromosome 8, BGAUD_0.2, whole genome shotgun sequence DNA includes these proteins:
- the prelid3b gene encoding PRELI domain containing protein 3B gives MKIWTSEHVFNHPWETVTKAAMQKYPNPMNPSVFGVDVLNRTVDQQGRLHSKRLLSTEWGLPSIVRSIIGNARTCTYVQEHSVVDPKEKTLELQSTNITFTNMVSVDERLIYRPHPEDPERTVLTQEAIISVKGVSLSSYLEGLMASSISTNAGKGREAMEWVIRRLNAEIEELAISARGTIRTPMAAAVTEK, from the exons ATGAAGATTTGGACGTCTGAGCACGTTTTTAA TCACCCATGGGAAACGGTGACTAAAGCAGCGATGCAGAAGTACCCAAACCCCATGAACCCTAGTGTTTTTGGTGTTGATGTGCTAAACCGTACTGTGGATCAGCAAGGTCGGCTTCACAGCAAACGTCTGCTTAGCACAGAATGGGGCCTCCCTTCTATTGTCAGATCG ATAATTGGTAATGCAAGAACATGTACATATGTTCAAGAACACTCTGTTGTGGATCCCAAAGAGAAAACCTTAGAACTCCAGTCTACAAAT ATAACATTTACCAACATGGTGTCTGTGGATGAAAGACTTATCTACAGACCACATCCTGAAGACCCAGAAAG GACTGTGCTGACCCAGGAGGCAATCATCTCTGTGAAGGGAGTCAGTTTGAGTAGCTACTTAGAAGGATTAATGGCAAGCAGTATCTCGACCAATGCAGGAAAG GGCCGTGAAGCAATGGAGTGGGTTATTAGGCGCCTGAATGCTGAGATTGAAGAACTGGCGATTTCAGCAAGGGGCACTATACGGACACCAATGGCTGCAGCAGTTACAGAAAAATAA